A genomic region of Nitrososphaerales archaeon contains the following coding sequences:
- a CDS encoding arsenate reductase ArsC: MKVILFVCVENSFRSQIAEAYFNKFAPKGWKAKSAGLVIAESINPNAVKLMLEEGIDISSNRPKLMTRELQEEATMVIIVCSSALCPVVYAKHVEEWDIPDPAKMSLEEARRVRDMIKERVLKLIERLESQRFEDRTAKD; encoded by the coding sequence TTGAAGGTCATTTTATTTGTATGTGTTGAAAACAGTTTTAGAAGTCAGATCGCTGAAGCCTACTTTAACAAGTTTGCACCGAAAGGTTGGAAAGCAAAAAGCGCTGGCTTGGTAATAGCAGAGAGTATCAATCCAAACGCGGTCAAACTCATGTTAGAGGAAGGGATAGATATAAGTAGCAATAGGCCCAAATTGATGACAAGAGAACTTCAAGAAGAAGCTACAATGGTTATAATAGTCTGTAGTAGTGCCCTATGCCCGGTCGTTTATGCTAAACATGTTGAAGAGTGGGATATACCAGATCCGGCTAAGATGTCTTTAGAAGAAGCAAGGAGGGTTAGGGATATGATAAAGGAAAGGGTATTAAAGCTTATAGAAAGATTGGAATCACAAAGATTTGAAGATCGTACCGCTAAAGATTAG